One genomic window of Cellulophaga sp. Hel_I_12 includes the following:
- a CDS encoding head GIN domain-containing protein produces the protein MKQFLILIFSVFTLVTIQAQNEKIIQNLEKFTTIKAFDGLSINLIKSDVNKAVITGANTNKVVIVNSDGVLKLRMEFVKIFSGYRTFIDLYYTEKLVTIDVNEDAKIVNKDVIKQDLLELKAQEGGELIINTQVEQLLIKTVTGGIITTKGFSDNQDVMINTGGIYQGKNFKTNFTTVNVNAGSKAEIYAVNYVKASVKAGGEVLVYGDPKKMDEKTVFGGTIKRM, from the coding sequence ATGAAACAATTTTTGATTCTTATTTTTTCGGTGTTTACGCTCGTTACTATACAAGCGCAAAACGAAAAAATAATTCAAAATCTTGAAAAATTTACAACTATCAAAGCATTTGATGGTTTATCTATAAATTTGATTAAATCAGACGTAAATAAAGCGGTTATTACGGGCGCAAATACCAATAAAGTGGTCATTGTAAATAGCGATGGAGTGCTTAAATTACGTATGGAATTTGTAAAAATTTTTAGTGGGTACCGGACTTTCATTGATTTGTACTATACAGAAAAATTAGTCACTATTGATGTTAACGAAGATGCTAAAATTGTTAATAAAGACGTGATCAAACAAGATTTATTAGAATTAAAAGCACAGGAGGGTGGTGAATTAATCATCAACACACAAGTTGAACAATTACTGATAAAGACTGTTACTGGTGGTATTATTACTACGAAAGGTTTTTCGGATAATCAAGATGTAATGATTAACACAGGAGGCATTTACCAAGGGAAAAATTTTAAAACTAACTTCACCACCGTAAATGTAAATGCGGGCTCTAAAGCAGAGATATATGCCGTTAATTACGTAAAAGCAAGTGTTAAAGCCGGAGGAGAAGTTTTAGTTTACGGAGATCCCAAGAAAATGGATGAAAAAACAGTTTTTGGAGGCACTATAAAAAGAATGTAG
- a CDS encoding LysE family translocator, producing MIDDIQAAIPLGFFLSFMIGPVFFVLLETSATKGFRAALVFDLGVILADIIFITIAYFSSFQLLQNLSNQPGLYVFGGVILLVYGIITFKKKQVKLRDENVKVTSGDYVSLFVKGFLLNFINIGVLVFWLGIIIIVGPSLENNNDRILVFFTTVMAAYFATDLIKIVLAKQLRKKLTPKRIFLVKKGLGVVLIICGVVLIVKGFLPKDKLNIQEGIEMIRDAEQK from the coding sequence ATGATAGACGATATACAGGCAGCAATACCATTGGGCTTTTTTTTAAGCTTTATGATTGGGCCTGTTTTTTTTGTGCTTTTAGAAACCAGTGCTACCAAAGGTTTTAGAGCCGCATTAGTTTTTGATTTAGGCGTTATATTGGCAGATATTATATTTATAACAATAGCTTATTTCAGTAGTTTTCAATTGCTTCAAAATTTAAGTAATCAGCCGGGGCTATATGTTTTTGGAGGTGTTATTTTACTCGTTTATGGTATTATCACCTTTAAAAAAAAGCAAGTAAAATTGCGGGATGAAAACGTAAAAGTCACTAGTGGTGATTATGTTAGTTTATTTGTAAAAGGTTTTTTACTGAACTTTATAAATATAGGAGTACTCGTTTTTTGGTTAGGCATCATTATTATCGTAGGGCCAAGTTTAGAAAATAACAATGATAGAATACTTGTATTTTTTACGACTGTAATGGCCGCTTATTTCGCAACAGATCTTATAAAAATAGTATTAGCGAAACAACTGCGTAAAAAACTAACACCAAAACGTATTTTTCTAGTTAAAAAAGGACTAGGCGTGGTCCTTATTATCTGTGGTGTTGTTTTAATTGTAAAAGGATTTTTACCAAAAGACAAACTCAATATTCAAGAGGGTATAGAAATGATTCGAGACGCAGAGCAGAAGTAA
- a CDS encoding GNAT family N-acetyltransferase — protein sequence MLTIKVKTFQELSTLELYAILQLRSEVFVVEQDCVYQDVDDKDQKALHVIGFKNNKVVAYTRIFKPGDYFKESSIGRVVVASSERKYGYGIEIMNASIYAIQEHYKETSIRISAQTYLLKFYSSLGFKKVGEEYLEDGIPHVNMIK from the coding sequence ATGCTAACTATCAAAGTAAAAACCTTTCAAGAACTTTCGACCCTAGAATTGTATGCTATTTTACAATTGCGAAGTGAGGTGTTTGTGGTTGAACAAGATTGTGTGTATCAAGATGTAGACGACAAGGATCAGAAAGCATTGCATGTCATTGGTTTTAAGAATAACAAAGTAGTAGCGTATACCCGTATTTTTAAACCAGGTGATTATTTTAAAGAATCTAGTATTGGTCGAGTGGTCGTTGCATCTTCAGAACGCAAATACGGCTATGGGATCGAAATTATGAATGCCTCAATTTATGCGATTCAAGAACATTATAAAGAAACTAGTATTAGAATTTCAGCCCAAACATACCTGCTAAAATTTTATTCTTCATTAGGTTTTAAAAAAGTGGGAGAAGAATATTTAGAAGATGGTATTCCACATGTTAATATGATAAAATAA
- the rpiB gene encoding ribose 5-phosphate isomerase B has protein sequence MKISIGNDHAGTEYKLAIVGLLKSMHIEVKNYGTDSNDSVDYPDFVHPVAKDVEANEADFGIIICGSGNGASMTANKHQRVRCALCWNKEIVSLARQHNDANILSLPARYISLAQALDMVQTFLETGFEGGRHERRVEKIACQ, from the coding sequence ATGAAAATTTCTATTGGTAACGATCATGCGGGTACGGAATACAAATTAGCTATTGTTGGGCTTTTAAAATCGATGCATATCGAGGTTAAAAATTATGGTACGGACAGTAATGACAGTGTAGATTATCCAGATTTTGTGCATCCAGTTGCAAAAGATGTAGAAGCAAATGAGGCTGATTTTGGGATTATTATTTGTGGAAGTGGTAATGGGGCTAGTATGACGGCAAATAAACATCAAAGAGTACGTTGTGCTTTATGTTGGAATAAAGAAATTGTGTCATTAGCACGGCAGCATAATGATGCTAATATTCTAAGTTTACCGGCGCGCTATATTTCATTAGCACAGGCATTAGATATGGTACAAACTTTTTTAGAAACCGGTTTTGAGGGAGGTAGACATGAACGAAGAGTGGAGAAAATAGCCTGTCAATAA
- a CDS encoding site-specific integrase, whose amino-acid sequence MATVKTVLKKTKLADGSYPISIRVSKDRKSKFFQTIFRAFPNEWNQTTGSFTNKNSNSIQNNRLLLKFKDRALKILSDLEMETDDFTLRDFENRFRIVSNPVQQNVFNFWHEIIGEFIYAGRTGNARINKEVFASLNLFHKSTRLNFKDITPSFLNKYEAFLRSRGGSDGGIGVRMRAIRALYNFAIERKIAKEQDYPFKIYKVSKLKGRSLKKALRMEEILQIRDFDLAKYPGYVNTRNYFIFSFYTRGMNFADMMKLEWKAIDNDKIYYTRSKTKGNFKIKILPPVREILNYYKAFALDTKYVFPILLKNSLTPSQLENRKHKTLQRYNKELKEIAEICGIDKSITSYVARHSFANCLKQKGVATDIISESMGHKNLSITQTYLKEFDNSVLDEAIEILV is encoded by the coding sequence ATGGCAACAGTAAAAACCGTATTAAAAAAAACAAAGCTCGCTGATGGCAGTTACCCAATCTCTATAAGGGTATCTAAAGATAGAAAATCCAAATTTTTTCAAACGATATTCAGAGCTTTTCCGAATGAGTGGAACCAAACAACGGGTAGTTTTACCAATAAGAATTCAAACAGCATCCAGAATAACAGGTTGCTATTAAAATTCAAGGACAGGGCACTAAAAATCCTTTCAGACTTAGAAATGGAAACAGATGATTTCACTCTAAGAGATTTTGAAAATCGCTTTAGAATTGTGTCCAATCCAGTGCAGCAAAATGTTTTTAATTTTTGGCATGAGATTATTGGTGAATTTATTTATGCCGGAAGAACTGGCAATGCACGCATAAACAAAGAGGTGTTCGCTTCTTTAAATTTATTTCATAAAAGCACCAGACTTAACTTTAAAGACATTACTCCATCCTTTTTAAATAAATATGAAGCTTTTTTGAGGTCAAGAGGCGGAAGCGATGGTGGCATAGGGGTGCGAATGAGAGCTATAAGAGCACTATATAACTTTGCTATTGAAAGAAAAATAGCTAAAGAACAAGATTATCCTTTTAAAATTTATAAAGTGTCAAAACTAAAAGGTAGAAGTCTCAAAAAGGCTTTAAGAATGGAAGAAATCCTTCAGATTAGAGATTTCGACTTAGCAAAATATCCAGGGTATGTAAATACAAGGAACTATTTTATATTTAGTTTTTACACTAGAGGTATGAATTTTGCCGATATGATGAAACTTGAATGGAAAGCAATTGACAATGATAAAATATATTATACGAGATCTAAAACCAAGGGAAATTTTAAAATTAAAATTCTTCCTCCTGTTCGAGAGATTTTGAATTATTATAAAGCGTTTGCCCTTGATACTAAATATGTGTTTCCTATACTTTTGAAAAACAGCTTGACGCCATCCCAATTGGAAAACAGAAAACATAAAACCCTTCAACGCTACAACAAAGAATTAAAAGAGATTGCCGAAATATGTGGAATTGATAAATCCATAACCAGTTACGTGGCCAGACATAGTTTTGCTAACTGTTTAAAACAAAAAGGAGTAGCTACCGATATTATTAGCGAATCTATGGGTCATAAAAATCTAAGTATCACACAAACTTATCTTAAGGAATTTGATAACTCAGTTTTAGATGAGGCGATTGAAATTTTGGTTTGA
- the rnr gene encoding ribonuclease R, producing the protein MSKKKKSASNQKQREITKGIFTVLEAAPDKSFNYKEIAAKLKIENASDRNDLIKRLVELKEKKRILEESRGKYKAIEATKSYHTGRVDVTGRGNAYIIIEGFEDDVFVPFNKLNKAFHKDTVQVYVYPRRKGKKLEGEVTKVIERYKTSFVGVVELQKTFAFVRISDFRMYTDFFISNEHINEANNGDKVIVEFIEWPDKTDSPFGKITNVLGKPGEHNTEIHAILAEYGLPYEFPAEVEQYANTLDTGIKPEEIAKRRDMRETLTFTIDPKDAKDFDDALSFVVLENGNYEIGIHIADVSHYLVPDTIMDDEAYERATSVYLVDRVVPMLPEILSNNACSLRPNEEKYTFSAVFEIDKKAYVINQWFGRTVTNSNERFAYEEAQHIIETKQNTIPEDISIRGNAYKVGNDVVEATLKLDELAKIMRSRRMNEGAISFDKVEVRFNLTEAGEPESVYFKEAKDANKLIEEFMLLANKKVAEFIGKQKPKKTFVYRVHDEPNEEKLMALNGIVSRFGHKLDFKDKKSISASLNQLLEDVKGKGEQNLVDTLAIRSMSKAIYTTDNIGHYGLAFDFYTHFTSPIRRYPDVMVHRLLQHYLDGGATAKEEVFEEKCKHSSDMESLAANAERDSIKYMQIKFMQDHQDREFIGVISGVTDWGIYVEIVENKCEGMVRISDIKGDYYNFDEKQYAIIGERTKKVYQLGDEVVVMVKNTDLVKRHLDFTLIGKAE; encoded by the coding sequence ATGTCAAAGAAAAAAAAAAGCGCTTCAAATCAAAAACAACGCGAAATTACCAAAGGTATTTTTACTGTACTTGAAGCAGCACCTGATAAGAGTTTTAATTATAAGGAGATTGCAGCTAAGTTAAAAATTGAAAATGCCTCAGATCGCAATGATTTAATAAAAAGACTCGTTGAATTAAAAGAAAAGAAAAGAATACTAGAAGAGTCTCGTGGTAAATATAAAGCCATCGAAGCTACAAAAAGTTACCATACAGGAAGGGTTGATGTAACGGGCAGAGGAAATGCCTATATCATCATTGAAGGTTTTGAAGATGATGTTTTTGTACCCTTTAATAAATTAAATAAAGCTTTTCATAAAGATACCGTTCAAGTTTATGTGTATCCACGTAGAAAGGGTAAAAAATTAGAAGGCGAAGTTACTAAGGTTATAGAACGTTACAAAACAAGTTTTGTGGGTGTAGTAGAATTGCAAAAAACATTTGCTTTTGTTCGTATTTCCGATTTTAGAATGTATACCGATTTTTTTATTTCTAATGAACATATCAATGAGGCTAATAATGGGGACAAAGTTATTGTTGAATTTATAGAATGGCCAGATAAAACAGACTCTCCCTTTGGGAAAATAACGAACGTTCTAGGAAAACCTGGCGAACACAATACTGAAATTCATGCTATTTTAGCAGAATACGGATTGCCTTATGAATTTCCAGCTGAAGTAGAACAATATGCAAATACTTTAGACACTGGAATAAAACCAGAAGAAATAGCGAAGCGCCGAGATATGCGCGAAACGCTCACTTTTACCATAGATCCCAAAGATGCGAAAGATTTTGATGATGCACTTTCCTTTGTAGTTTTAGAAAATGGCAACTATGAAATTGGTATTCATATTGCAGATGTATCGCATTATTTAGTACCTGATACCATTATGGATGATGAAGCGTACGAAAGAGCCACATCTGTTTATTTAGTAGATAGAGTTGTACCAATGTTGCCTGAAATATTATCTAATAATGCCTGTTCTTTACGACCGAATGAGGAAAAGTATACCTTTTCCGCAGTTTTCGAAATCGATAAAAAAGCCTATGTTATTAATCAATGGTTTGGTAGAACTGTAACCAACTCGAACGAGCGTTTTGCCTATGAAGAAGCGCAACATATTATAGAAACTAAACAAAACACCATTCCTGAGGATATTTCTATCCGTGGAAATGCGTATAAAGTTGGCAATGATGTAGTAGAAGCAACGCTAAAATTAGATGAATTAGCTAAAATAATGCGTTCTAGAAGAATGAATGAAGGCGCAATTTCATTTGATAAAGTAGAAGTGCGTTTTAATTTAACCGAAGCTGGAGAACCAGAAAGTGTTTATTTTAAAGAAGCTAAAGATGCCAATAAACTTATTGAAGAGTTTATGTTGTTAGCCAATAAAAAAGTAGCAGAGTTTATAGGGAAGCAAAAACCTAAAAAAACATTTGTATATAGAGTTCATGATGAACCCAATGAAGAAAAATTAATGGCATTAAACGGTATTGTATCTCGTTTTGGTCATAAATTAGATTTTAAAGATAAAAAATCTATCAGTGCTTCTTTAAATCAACTTTTAGAAGATGTAAAAGGGAAAGGAGAACAAAATTTAGTAGATACTCTTGCCATACGCAGTATGAGTAAAGCTATTTACACTACGGATAATATTGGGCATTACGGATTGGCTTTTGATTTTTATACCCATTTTACGTCACCAATTCGAAGGTACCCTGATGTGATGGTACATCGATTATTACAACATTATTTAGATGGCGGAGCGACCGCTAAAGAAGAGGTTTTTGAAGAAAAATGTAAGCATTCTTCTGATATGGAATCTTTAGCAGCTAATGCAGAACGTGATTCTATCAAATACATGCAGATTAAGTTTATGCAAGACCATCAAGACAGAGAATTTATTGGGGTTATCTCAGGTGTTACTGATTGGGGTATTTATGTAGAAATCGTTGAAAATAAATGCGAAGGAATGGTGCGTATTAGCGACATTAAAGGTGATTATTACAACTTTGATGAAAAGCAATATGCTATTATAGGGGAGCGGACTAAAAAAGTATATCAATTGGGCGACGAAGTAGTTGTCATGGTAAAAAATACCGATTTAGTAAAAAGACATCTCGATTTTACTTTGATTGGTAAGGCAGAGTAG
- a CDS encoding ATP-binding protein: MEQLLEKSAALVQRIRSEKKRYLYNEINWNNKLIGIKGARGTGKTTLLLQKLKELKLLPTQGTYWSLDDFYFTTHSLVETAEAFFKKGGQYLFLDEVHKYENWSIHIKNLYDFYPDLKIVFTGSSIIDISREEGDLSRRMLMYTLSGLSYREYLAFNDLYNFEPIVLEDILSKDRKWAEMFPVEFRPLEYFEDYLQYGYYPFSMEDKQGYATRLQQLVRLIVEYDMAELKGFDVRNAKKMLQLLNVVAANVPFQPNITNIAKKSNIHRNSVVAYLHFLEQAQLIKLLYASGISLATLQKPEKVYLDNPNLAYAFSTSSPNVGNLRETYFISQVSVRHKMAYPKQGDFLVDNTFTFEVGGKDKTSKQIDTVKNGFVVADDVEFPITKLPLWLFGFLY, from the coding sequence ATGGAACAATTACTAGAAAAATCGGCAGCATTGGTACAACGAATACGTTCTGAAAAGAAACGCTATTTATACAATGAGATTAACTGGAACAACAAATTAATAGGCATAAAAGGCGCTAGAGGTACTGGCAAAACGACCCTTTTGTTACAAAAATTAAAAGAGTTAAAGTTGTTACCAACCCAAGGAACCTATTGGTCCTTAGATGATTTTTATTTCACAACACATTCATTGGTAGAAACTGCCGAAGCATTCTTTAAAAAAGGCGGGCAATATCTTTTTTTGGATGAGGTGCACAAATACGAAAATTGGTCCATTCATATAAAAAACCTGTATGATTTTTATCCTGACTTAAAAATAGTTTTCACAGGGTCGTCCATAATCGATATTTCTAGAGAAGAAGGCGATTTAAGCAGACGGATGCTAATGTACACCTTATCTGGACTTTCATACCGTGAATATTTGGCGTTTAATGATTTGTATAATTTTGAACCTATTGTTTTGGAAGACATACTTTCCAAAGACCGTAAATGGGCTGAAATGTTTCCTGTGGAGTTTAGACCATTGGAGTATTTTGAGGATTATTTGCAATACGGTTATTATCCATTTTCCATGGAAGATAAACAAGGTTATGCCACACGGCTGCAACAACTGGTGCGCTTAATTGTGGAATACGATATGGCAGAACTAAAGGGTTTCGATGTGCGTAATGCAAAAAAAATGTTGCAATTACTTAATGTGGTTGCCGCTAATGTACCCTTTCAGCCCAATATCACCAATATTGCTAAAAAAAGCAATATCCATAGAAACTCCGTGGTAGCCTATCTTCATTTTTTAGAGCAAGCCCAGTTAATAAAATTATTGTATGCATCTGGAATCAGTTTGGCAACACTTCAAAAGCCCGAAAAAGTGTATTTGGACAATCCAAATCTCGCCTATGCATTTTCAACATCAAGCCCAAATGTGGGTAATTTAAGGGAGACCTATTTTATTTCCCAAGTTTCAGTAAGGCATAAAATGGCATACCCAAAACAAGGAGACTTTTTAGTTGATAATACATTTACTTTTGAAGTTGGGGGTAAAGACAAAACAAGCAAACAGATAGATACTGTAAAAAACGGTTTTGTAGTTGCAGATGATGTTGAATTCCCTATTACTAAACTACCTCTTTGGCTCTTTGGATTTTTATATTAA
- a CDS encoding ATP-binding protein codes for MKFSSIIPTEKIIERLHYENPWWLTKEISEAYKSMSKRLYFDLFYPFVVEKDIRRAVVLMGPRRVGKTVMMFHTIQNLIDDGTDPQKIFFIGIDNPIYINLSLEDILGLCKEALKLENLNGCYVFFDEIQYLKDWERHLKVLVDSYPNIKFVVSGSAAAALRWHSSESGAGRFTDFMLPPLTFQEYIHLKNMNHLIIDSNIQYDGVEIPYKITHDLKALNKEFVNYLNFGGYPEVVLSEKIQSDMGRYVKNDIIDKVLLRDLPSLYGIKDIQELNRFFTYIAYNTGNEFSYEAISKDSGIQKVTLKKYLEYLEAAFLIKVLNKVDVNAKKLKRVTSFKVYLTNPSLRTALFSPIIETDQEMGNMVETAILSQWMHRENLDLTYARWKEGRKEGVVDLVLLDDKKFKPVWGVEIKWSNRYYMKPQELNSLIQFCKTNDFTSALVTTIDQLGNKEIGDLKLTYLPASIYAYNVGENTLRMKNTNI; via the coding sequence ATGAAGTTTTCAAGTATTATTCCAACAGAAAAAATTATTGAAAGATTACATTACGAGAATCCTTGGTGGTTAACGAAAGAGATTTCCGAAGCATACAAATCAATGTCAAAACGTTTATATTTTGACTTGTTCTATCCTTTCGTTGTCGAAAAAGATATTCGTAGAGCTGTTGTGCTCATGGGCCCTAGACGTGTAGGGAAAACTGTGATGATGTTTCATACAATTCAGAATTTGATTGATGATGGTACAGATCCTCAAAAAATATTTTTCATTGGTATTGATAATCCTATTTATATCAATTTAAGTTTAGAAGACATTCTCGGTCTTTGCAAAGAAGCACTTAAATTAGAAAATCTTAATGGATGTTATGTGTTTTTTGATGAAATTCAATACTTGAAGGATTGGGAGCGACATCTTAAAGTATTGGTTGATTCTTATCCTAACATCAAATTTGTCGTATCTGGTTCGGCAGCTGCTGCTTTGAGATGGCATAGTTCAGAAAGTGGTGCAGGACGTTTTACAGATTTCATGTTGCCGCCACTAACATTTCAGGAATATATTCATTTAAAGAATATGAATCACCTCATAATTGATAGCAATATTCAGTATGACGGTGTTGAAATTCCTTATAAAATTACGCATGATCTTAAGGCGTTGAATAAAGAATTTGTTAATTACCTAAACTTCGGTGGTTATCCAGAAGTAGTTCTTTCTGAGAAAATTCAAAGTGATATGGGAAGATATGTTAAAAATGATATCATAGATAAAGTCCTTTTAAGAGATTTGCCAAGTTTGTATGGCATTAAGGATATTCAAGAGCTCAATAGATTTTTTACTTATATCGCTTATAATACTGGAAATGAATTTTCTTATGAAGCAATATCTAAAGATAGTGGGATTCAAAAGGTAACCTTGAAGAAATATTTAGAGTATTTAGAGGCCGCATTTTTAATAAAAGTTTTGAATAAAGTAGACGTTAACGCTAAAAAGCTAAAAAGAGTGACTAGTTTTAAAGTGTATCTTACCAACCCCTCTTTGAGAACAGCCTTGTTTTCTCCAATTATAGAGACAGACCAAGAGATGGGGAACATGGTAGAAACCGCAATTTTGTCACAATGGATGCATAGAGAGAATCTGGATTTAACATACGCACGTTGGAAAGAAGGAAGAAAAGAAGGGGTAGTAGATTTGGTTCTTTTAGATGACAAAAAATTTAAACCTGTTTGGGGCGTGGAAATTAAATGGAGCAATCGCTATTACATGAAACCCCAAGAATTAAATAGTTTAATTCAATTTTGCAAAACGAATGATTTTACCAGTGCCCTGGTAACGACTATCGATCAATTGGGCAATAAGGAGATTGGCGATTTAAAACTCACATATTTACCTGCTTCAATCTATGCTTATAACGTAGGAGAAAATACATTGAGAATGAAAAACACGAATATTTAG
- a CDS encoding SH3 domain-containing C40 family peptidase, whose translation MIQNTIKASFIFLAIFFLFSCTSKIENTDYLVDELEAIKKEFAPDKRVALLEIDVEKIDTTYVLKGESNLPHAVEVFKNNLNKANISFIDSIELLPSSALNNNILGLVTISVANLRSNPKHSAELATQATLGTPVKIYKNDGSWSLIQTPDNYLSWVDNAGIVPMTPDDFENWKGRPKIIYTNIFGSTYSAPDTSSQVVSDIVAGGILILVSEESDFYKAEYPDGRMAYINKAEAEVYELWLSETNPSEENLVATSKQLMGLPYLWGGTSTKGVDCSGYTKTIYFLNGIILPRDASQQIHTGELIDESEDFKNLKPGDLLFFGKKETDTSAERVIHVGMWIGNNEFIHSSGQVRVSSVDKNAANFDAYNLNRYLRTKRVVNSTTGAFINLTKTPVFTN comes from the coding sequence ATGATTCAAAATACCATAAAAGCGAGCTTTATTTTTTTAGCTATTTTTTTCCTCTTTAGTTGTACGTCTAAAATTGAAAACACCGATTATTTAGTAGATGAACTAGAAGCTATTAAAAAAGAATTTGCTCCAGATAAGCGCGTGGCCTTGCTGGAAATTGATGTGGAAAAAATTGATACTACTTATGTTTTGAAGGGTGAAAGTAATTTACCTCATGCTGTAGAAGTTTTTAAAAATAACCTGAATAAGGCTAATATTAGTTTTATAGATAGCATTGAACTACTTCCTTCATCAGCCTTAAACAATAACATTTTAGGTTTGGTGACTATTTCTGTAGCTAATTTAAGAAGTAACCCAAAACACTCCGCGGAACTTGCTACTCAGGCAACCTTAGGAACACCGGTAAAGATTTATAAGAACGACGGTAGTTGGTCTTTAATACAAACCCCTGATAATTATTTGTCTTGGGTTGATAATGCAGGAATAGTTCCCATGACACCAGATGATTTTGAAAATTGGAAGGGCAGGCCTAAAATTATCTATACCAACATCTTTGGAAGTACCTATTCAGCGCCGGACACTAGTTCACAAGTAGTTTCAGACATTGTGGCGGGTGGCATTTTAATCCTTGTAAGCGAAGAAAGCGATTTTTACAAGGCTGAATATCCGGATGGAAGAATGGCATATATAAACAAAGCGGAAGCCGAAGTTTATGAGCTTTGGTTATCAGAAACAAATCCATCAGAAGAAAATTTAGTAGCCACTTCAAAACAATTAATGGGTTTGCCTTATTTATGGGGAGGTACTTCTACAAAAGGTGTGGATTGTAGCGGCTATACCAAAACAATTTATTTTTTAAACGGAATTATTTTACCCAGAGATGCATCACAACAAATACATACGGGTGAGTTAATAGACGAAAGCGAAGATTTTAAGAATTTAAAACCAGGTGATTTATTATTTTTTGGTAAAAAAGAAACCGATACTAGTGCAGAAAGAGTTATTCATGTAGGCATGTGGATTGGTAATAACGAGTTTATACACTCATCTGGTCAGGTACGTGTTAGTAGCGTGGATAAAAATGCAGCTAATTTTGATGCCTATAACCTAAACCGTTATTTACGTACTAAGCGCGTGGTGAACAGTACAACAGGTGCATTTATTAATTTAACGAAAACACCTGTTTTTACAAATTAA